GGTATTTCCCTGCGAAATTTTTGAGACGATACACGGTGATGCGGGTGTGCTCTCCGGTTGTGGCGTTTACGGCTTCCAGGGTATTTTCATAATCGGAAAGCTCGATTTCAGCGGAATAGTAACTATCCTCGAAGTTCGTTTGAACACCATTAATCGTAATTGAATTTCCCGCTGGGGCAGCCACTGATACTTTTGTTTTCAATGACTCCCCGGTCAGCGCGCCGTCCCGGGCATGAAGCATGTCGCCGTGTATGGGTTGAATGAAATACATTGCTTTATCGGTCATTTCATTTTGGGTTCATCGTGAGAAATTTCTGTCTAAAGATTGGCTTGCCCCGTTTCTGGATACAGGATCATAACCATAGCGAGAGAGCTGCACCGTTAATAAGTTGCTCTCCCGCCCGACAAGTCGAAGGTAAAACCAGTGGTGAAGCTGTTTTCTTTAGAAACGATATAGGTTGCAAGGTTAGCGGCTTCTTCCAGGGTACCACAGCGTTTCATCGGGATTTTGTCGGTCATGTATTTCACCTGGGCTTCGGGCATGGCAGCTACAAGCGGCGTCTGAATTACTGCCGGTGCCAGTGCATTAACGGTGATACCATTTTCTGCATATTCTTTGCCCTGTACTTTTGTCATTCCGATCACCGCCGCCTTGCTTGCCGAATAAGCCAGCATTCCGGCATTCCCTTCTTTCCCGGCAATGGAGGCAATATGCAGAATACGGCCATAATTGTTTGCAAGCATACTGGGTAAAACAGCCTTGGAAGTGTAAAAACTCGCCATAAAGTTCAGCTCAAAAACCTTATGCAGGTTTTCGGAGC
This portion of the Dyadobacter sp. CECT 9275 genome encodes:
- a CDS encoding SDR family NAD(P)-dependent oxidoreductase encodes the protein MTDFQGQVAIITGAASGLGLAIAKKLLNEGAKVGLLDYNETALKNEFDHFPDQSESIVLDITRQDLVESAIEQILKRFGRIDILVNCAGITGITNTHSHLVSSENLHKVFELNFMASFYTSKAVLPSMLANNYGRILHIASIAGKEGNAGMLAYSASKAAVIGMTKVQGKEYAENGITVNALAPAVIQTPLVAAMPEAQVKYMTDKIPMKRCGTLEEAANLATYIVSKENSFTTGFTFDLSGGRATY